The Phoenix dactylifera cultivar Barhee BC4 chromosome 15, palm_55x_up_171113_PBpolish2nd_filt_p, whole genome shotgun sequence genome contains a region encoding:
- the LOC103716411 gene encoding zinc-finger homeodomain protein 9-like, whose product MDPSPKILVLDAKPRLFSFSNGALNRHYYRPLPAAAAAAAADFLYTECLKNHAASLGGHALDGCGEFMPSPAANPADPTSLKCAACGCHRNFHRRLPEPLLLHHPDNGGGQESGDEMDGRHDEDANGRDQEEDGEADGRRSSASSPPYSSAPHMLLALSSGLPGTPSPGQAVGPPAAAAAAAALPRKRFRTKFSPEQKERMHELSERLGWRMQKRDKGLVEEWCREIGVGRGVFKVWMHNNKHTFLRLARRGETGGGSGSGGGVGDGGGSCGDAGDCGGLGGAGHDSGGRNGHVSSS is encoded by the coding sequence ATGGACCCCTCCCCAAAAATCTTAGTTCTGGATGCCAAGCCCaggctcttctccttctccaatgGTGCTCTGAACCGCCACTATTACCGGCCgttgccggcggcggcggcggcggcggcggcggacttCCTCTATACGGAATGCCTCAAGAACCACGCCGCCAGCCTCGGTGGCCACGCCCTCGACGGCTGCGGCGAGTTCATgccctcgccggcggccaaccCCGCCGACCCCACCTCCCTCAAATGCGCCGCCTGCGGCTGCCACCGCAACTTCCACCGTCGCCTACCGgagcctctccttctccaccACCCTGacaacggcggcggccaggagAGCGGAGACGAGATGGATGGACGCCATGATGAGGACGCCAACGGCCGTGACCAGGAGGAGGACGGCGAAGCCGACGGCCGCCGTAGCTCCGCCTCTTCCCCGCCCTACTCCTCCGCTCCCCACATGCTCCTCGCGCTCAGCTCCGGCCTCCCGGGCACCCCCTCTCCGGGACAGGCGGTGGGGCCGCCTGCTGCtgctgcggcggcggcggcgttgCCGAGGAAGAGGTTTCGGACGAAGTTCAGCCCGGAGCAGAAGGAGAGGATGCACGAGCTCTCGGAGAGATTGGGGTGGAGGATGCAGAAGAGGGATAAAGGATTGGTGGAGGAATGGTGCCGAGAGATCGGTGTCGGGAGGGGTGTGTTCAAGGTGTGGATGCACAACAACAAGCACACCTTCTTGCGCTTGGCAAGGAGAGGGGAGACAGGCGGTGGAAGCGGCAGCGGAGGAGGAGTTGGTGACGGCGGCGGTAGCTGCGGTGATGCTGGAGATTGTGGCGGGCTTGGGGGGGCCGGCCATGACAGCGGCGGCCGCAACGGCCATGTTTCTTCCTCTTGA
- the LOC120113276 gene encoding myb-related protein 306-like isoform X1, giving the protein MGRPPCCDKVGVKKGPWTPEEDLILVSHIQEHGPGNWRAVPTSTGLMRCNKSCRLRWTNYLRPGIKRGNFTEQEEKLIIHLQALLGNRWAAIASYLPERTDNDIKNYWNTHLKKKLKKLQAGDGSSMSGGLSCDQSVPKGQWERRLQTDIHMAKQALREALSLDKPNCLAELKPSNGSYSFTKLSQPATSSSMTPYASNTENISRLLEGWMKNPPKSRAAQTNSESTQHSINNMVGTDSSSSEESASAANHDLTAAPTMLESLLNVDSSTPEMSETSFFQGESSTISDSHMPLSSLETWLLDEFFGSVKVELIDMPLGDTTELI; this is encoded by the exons ATGGGGAGACCTCCTTGCTGCGATAAGGTTGGTGTGAAGAAGGGCCCTTGGACTCCAGAAGAGGATCTCATTCTAGTCTCCCACATCCAAGAGCATGGCCCTGGGAACTGGAGGGCTGTGCCTACTAGTACTG GGCTGATGAGATGCAACAAGAGCTGTAGGCTAAGATGGACTAATTACCTGAGGCCAGGGATCAAGCGAGGCAACTTCACAGAACAAGAGGAGAAGCTCATAATCCATCTCCAAGCTCTTCTTGGCAATAG ATGGGCAGCCATAGCTTCTTATCTCCCAGAGAGAACTGATAATGACATCAAGAACTATTGGAACACCCATCTGAAGAAGAAACTAAAGAAGCTCCAAGCTGGTGATGGCAGCTCAATGAGTGGTGGGCTTTCTTGTGATCAATCCGTCCCCAAAGGCCAGTGGGAGAGGAGGCTCCAAACTGACATCCATATGGCAAAGCAAGCATTAAGAGAGGCACTGTCTTTAGACAAGCCCAATTGCCTAGCAGAATTGAAGCCCTCCAATGGCAGCTACTCTTTTACAAAACTAAGCCAACCGGCAACATCGTCATCGATGACACCCTATGCATCAAATACTGAGAACATATCACGACTGCTCGAAGGGTGGATGAAGAATCCACCCAAGTCGAGAGCAGCTCAGACCAATTCGGAGTCTACGCAACATTCGATCAACAATATGGTTGGGACTGACTCATCCTCCAGCGAGGAATCAGCCAGTGCAGCCAACCATGATCTCACTGCAGCGCCAACTATGCTTGAATCATTGCTCAATGTGGACTCGTCGACACCAGAGATGTCTGAAACAAGCTTCTTCCAAGGTGAAAGCAGTACAATCTCAGATTCACACATGCCACTCTCCTCGCTTGAGACCTGGCTCTTGGATGAATTTTTTGGTTCAGTGAAGGTAGAACTAATTGACATGCCATTAGGTGATACTACCGAGCTGATCTAA
- the LOC120113276 gene encoding myb-related protein 306-like isoform X2 — MRCNKSCRLRWTNYLRPGIKRGNFTEQEEKLIIHLQALLGNRWAAIASYLPERTDNDIKNYWNTHLKKKLKKLQAGDGSSMSGGLSCDQSVPKGQWERRLQTDIHMAKQALREALSLDKPNCLAELKPSNGSYSFTKLSQPATSSSMTPYASNTENISRLLEGWMKNPPKSRAAQTNSESTQHSINNMVGTDSSSSEESASAANHDLTAAPTMLESLLNVDSSTPEMSETSFFQGESSTISDSHMPLSSLETWLLDEFFGSVKVELIDMPLGDTTELI, encoded by the exons ATGAGATGCAACAAGAGCTGTAGGCTAAGATGGACTAATTACCTGAGGCCAGGGATCAAGCGAGGCAACTTCACAGAACAAGAGGAGAAGCTCATAATCCATCTCCAAGCTCTTCTTGGCAATAG ATGGGCAGCCATAGCTTCTTATCTCCCAGAGAGAACTGATAATGACATCAAGAACTATTGGAACACCCATCTGAAGAAGAAACTAAAGAAGCTCCAAGCTGGTGATGGCAGCTCAATGAGTGGTGGGCTTTCTTGTGATCAATCCGTCCCCAAAGGCCAGTGGGAGAGGAGGCTCCAAACTGACATCCATATGGCAAAGCAAGCATTAAGAGAGGCACTGTCTTTAGACAAGCCCAATTGCCTAGCAGAATTGAAGCCCTCCAATGGCAGCTACTCTTTTACAAAACTAAGCCAACCGGCAACATCGTCATCGATGACACCCTATGCATCAAATACTGAGAACATATCACGACTGCTCGAAGGGTGGATGAAGAATCCACCCAAGTCGAGAGCAGCTCAGACCAATTCGGAGTCTACGCAACATTCGATCAACAATATGGTTGGGACTGACTCATCCTCCAGCGAGGAATCAGCCAGTGCAGCCAACCATGATCTCACTGCAGCGCCAACTATGCTTGAATCATTGCTCAATGTGGACTCGTCGACACCAGAGATGTCTGAAACAAGCTTCTTCCAAGGTGAAAGCAGTACAATCTCAGATTCACACATGCCACTCTCCTCGCTTGAGACCTGGCTCTTGGATGAATTTTTTGGTTCAGTGAAGGTAGAACTAATTGACATGCCATTAGGTGATACTACCGAGCTGATCTAA